Proteins encoded in a region of the Tautonia rosea genome:
- a CDS encoding helix-turn-helix transcriptional regulator produces MGDEPISKTTGGSDWTFLSNHAHVLLCIAREPESLLREVAERVGITERAVQRIVADLEQGGYLSRVREGRRNRYEVHAELPLRHPVEAHREVRVLLDLILGPGGRTESPTSDR; encoded by the coding sequence ATGGGAGATGAGCCAATTTCGAAAACCACCGGAGGGAGCGACTGGACATTCCTCAGTAACCATGCCCACGTCTTGCTTTGCATCGCGCGAGAGCCGGAAAGTCTTTTACGCGAGGTGGCCGAACGGGTCGGCATTACCGAGCGAGCGGTGCAGCGGATCGTGGCCGATCTGGAGCAGGGGGGGTATCTCTCTCGGGTGCGGGAAGGGCGTCGCAATCGGTACGAGGTCCACGCCGAACTGCCGTTGCGCCATCCGGTCGAGGCCCATCGCGAGGTCCGCGTGCTTCTGGATCTCATCCTTGGCCCTGGGGGCCGAACGGAGTCGCCAACCTCCGACCGCTGA
- a CDS encoding FAD-binding domain-containing protein has protein sequence MADASASSPWTPTRAEGLRRLNAFLPRAGRAYADSRNFDEGPGKHSHVSTLSPYLRHRLVREEEVIGEVLERYSLAQAEKFVQEVCWRTYWKGWLELRPGVWRSYRSDVVDLLAELERDRRLRDRWEAAISGRSGIECLDHWADELISTGYLHNHARMWFASLWIFTLRLPWALGADFFLRHLLDGDPASNTLSWRWVAGLQTQGKTYLASAGNIARFTSGRFRPTERFTTTAEPIPGPPPPRPRPLPPADRPGQGPVGLLVTEDDLDPTTLGLDPDQVVALAGIVNLDDRSPMPVGPLPRAFTHGAMDDALDRAARVFDAPTDRLDPIGDWLEPVLNWAKRHGIDRIVTAESPQGPARERVDALREPLREAGITLAVLRKEWDDAFWPFATAGFFRFKSEIPEVLDRLGLMTLR, from the coding sequence ATGGCCGACGCCTCTGCTTCGTCCCCCTGGACCCCGACCCGCGCCGAGGGCCTCCGCCGCCTCAACGCCTTTCTGCCCCGCGCCGGCAGGGCGTATGCCGATTCCCGCAATTTCGACGAAGGCCCGGGCAAGCATTCTCACGTTTCCACCCTCTCCCCGTACCTCCGTCATCGCCTCGTTCGGGAAGAGGAAGTCATCGGCGAGGTGCTGGAGCGGTATTCTCTCGCTCAGGCCGAGAAATTCGTCCAGGAGGTCTGCTGGCGGACCTACTGGAAAGGTTGGCTCGAACTCCGGCCGGGAGTCTGGCGATCCTACCGGTCCGACGTCGTTGACCTTCTCGCGGAGCTGGAGCGCGACCGCCGCCTCCGCGATCGCTGGGAGGCCGCCATCTCCGGCCGATCCGGCATCGAATGCCTCGATCACTGGGCCGACGAATTGATCTCGACCGGCTATCTGCACAACCATGCCCGCATGTGGTTCGCGAGCCTCTGGATCTTCACCCTGCGTCTTCCCTGGGCCCTTGGGGCCGACTTCTTCCTCCGCCACCTCCTCGACGGCGACCCGGCCTCGAACACCCTCTCCTGGCGATGGGTGGCCGGGCTTCAGACGCAGGGGAAAACCTATCTGGCCAGCGCCGGGAATATTGCCCGCTTCACGTCCGGTCGGTTCCGTCCCACCGAGCGATTTACGACGACCGCCGAGCCGATCCCCGGCCCTCCTCCCCCTCGCCCCCGACCGTTGCCTCCGGCCGATCGCCCCGGCCAGGGCCCGGTCGGTCTGCTCGTGACCGAGGACGACCTCGATCCCACCACCCTCGGCCTCGACCCCGATCAGGTCGTGGCCCTTGCCGGAATCGTCAACCTCGACGACCGCTCGCCGATGCCCGTCGGCCCCTTGCCGCGTGCCTTTACCCACGGAGCGATGGACGACGCCCTCGATCGCGCCGCTCGGGTCTTCGACGCCCCGACCGATCGCCTCGACCCGATCGGCGACTGGCTCGAACCGGTCCTCAACTGGGCGAAGCGGCACGGCATCGACCGGATCGTCACCGCCGAGTCTCCCCAGGGGCCCGCCCGAGAGCGGGTCGATGCACTCCGCGAGCCGCTTCGAGAGGCTGGCATCACGCTCGCCGTGCTCCGCAAGGAGTGGGATGACGCCTTCTGGCCCTTTGCCACCGCCGGCTTCTTCCGCTTCAAGTCCGAGATTCCAGAGGTCCTCGACCGCCTCGGATTGATGACGCTCCGTTGA
- a CDS encoding proton-conducting transporter transmembrane domain-containing protein: MIDRRSERWEFVLLGAIGGLTALSAALVVAQGVSPIPMRGAGLVIDRLSASLSLLVASVGAITFRFSQRYLDGDPGRRAFLIRLAATVVAAYLLMLADHLVVLVGAWTCTSLGLHALLTHERGRAEALRPARKKFLISRLGDVALIGAMGVIGLVWGTLELSTFLERASSGGNDLAVGVVAILVAVAALTKSAQFPFHSWLPETMEAPTPVSALMHAGIINAGGALLLRFAPVIVQAPAALVMLTGVGTLTVVLGLLAMWSQVKIKRTLAWSTVAQMGFMMVQCGLAAFPAAWLHILGHGLYKAWSFLRSGELPGPMRPMGSSSPGRVLILATLGTLAAIPALMLANAVTTFDPMHSPGELALAAIVALAIGQLWVALLRNPGVTPGRVVGAIGGTIAVALLSFELYHLAGLFLAPVLGPLVLPTGPIAWVSAALPVAAMVALIVSQSLMPVLVNRSIGRAFYVHALNGFYFGAIADGLVDRVWSRLARSRRGVEGA; encoded by the coding sequence GTGATCGACCGCAGGTCCGAGCGATGGGAATTTGTGCTCCTCGGGGCGATTGGGGGACTGACAGCCCTTTCAGCGGCTCTGGTGGTGGCCCAGGGGGTCTCGCCGATTCCGATGCGAGGGGCTGGGCTGGTGATTGACCGCCTCAGCGCCTCGTTGAGCTTGCTCGTGGCGTCGGTCGGGGCGATTACCTTTCGGTTCTCGCAGCGATACCTGGACGGTGATCCGGGGCGTCGGGCATTCCTGATTCGTCTGGCGGCGACGGTTGTGGCGGCATATCTCTTGATGCTGGCAGATCATCTGGTCGTGCTGGTGGGAGCCTGGACGTGCACGAGCCTGGGACTGCACGCCTTGTTGACCCACGAGCGAGGGCGAGCCGAGGCGCTTCGACCGGCCCGCAAGAAATTCCTCATTAGCCGGCTCGGCGACGTGGCTCTGATTGGGGCGATGGGGGTGATCGGCCTGGTCTGGGGCACTCTGGAGCTGTCGACCTTCCTGGAACGGGCGTCGAGCGGCGGGAACGATCTGGCGGTCGGGGTGGTGGCGATTCTGGTGGCGGTCGCGGCCCTGACCAAATCCGCCCAGTTTCCGTTTCATAGCTGGCTGCCCGAGACGATGGAGGCCCCCACGCCTGTCTCGGCTTTGATGCACGCAGGGATCATCAACGCGGGGGGGGCCCTGCTCTTGCGGTTTGCCCCGGTGATCGTTCAGGCGCCGGCGGCCCTGGTAATGCTAACCGGGGTGGGGACTCTGACCGTCGTGCTGGGGCTCTTGGCGATGTGGTCGCAGGTGAAGATCAAGCGAACGCTGGCCTGGTCCACGGTGGCTCAGATGGGCTTCATGATGGTGCAGTGCGGCTTGGCGGCGTTTCCGGCGGCCTGGCTTCACATTCTCGGGCACGGGTTGTACAAGGCGTGGAGCTTTTTGCGATCGGGCGAACTTCCCGGACCAATGCGCCCGATGGGCTCCTCCTCTCCGGGTCGGGTCCTGATCCTGGCCACGCTGGGAACGCTCGCGGCGATTCCGGCCTTGATGCTGGCGAATGCGGTGACGACCTTCGATCCGATGCACTCTCCCGGGGAACTGGCCCTGGCGGCGATCGTCGCGCTGGCGATCGGTCAACTTTGGGTCGCACTGCTGAGGAATCCCGGCGTCACGCCGGGGCGAGTGGTGGGAGCGATCGGAGGAACGATTGCGGTGGCCCTGCTCTCGTTCGAGTTGTACCACCTGGCCGGTCTCTTCCTGGCTCCGGTGCTGGGGCCGTTGGTGCTGCCGACGGGGCCGATCGCCTGGGTCTCGGCCGCGCTTCCGGTAGCGGCGATGGTGGCCTTGATCGTCTCGCAGAGCCTCATGCCGGTGCTCGTCAACCGATCGATCGGCCGAGCGTTTTACGTCCATGCCTTGAACGGTTTCTATTTCGGGGCGATTGCCGACGGTCTGGTTGACCGGGTCTGGAGCCGCCTCGCTCGATCGCGGAGGGGGGTTGAAGGTGCCTGA